The following are encoded together in the Streptomyces flavofungini genome:
- a CDS encoding sensor histidine kinase has translation MTEDGADDPTGDSERYLPTLRLDELLDELQTRIDAARGTRDRVHSLLEAVLSVGRELDLPHVLRRIVEAAVVLVDAEYGALGVIGDDRTLSQFLTVGIDAEERARIGDLPSGHGILGELIRHPVPLRMPELSEHPSSYGFPPGHPPMHSFLGVPIRVRDKVFGNLYLTEKRGAEEFDAEDESVLSTLAVAAGVAIENARLYEETRLRERWMRASAEVTSSLLSGAPSTDVLELIVDQAREIVSADVGMVAEYVAKSQEMRPLLAVGVDAERRRGVVLSAHEGLIGAALDAVDPVVSADVTHDSRVGENGSQWAGLGPVVAVPLGVSGKARGVLVLGRLSGRTPFSDGDTGPLLGFAGQAALALELADRRRDAEQVALLQDRDRIARDLHDLAIQRLFAVGMTLQSTQRFVEHSEAVERLSRAVDDLDDTIKIIRSTIFGLRSHSGGEGRQGLRGRASRVVADSVASFGFTPALRVEGLLDTDVPAEVADHALAVLGEALSNAARHAHARSVDVHLRCSDGELTVTVTDDGRGIPEGVEHSGLRNLAERAHALGGALTLHRGPNRSGTRLEWRVPTA, from the coding sequence ATGACCGAGGACGGAGCCGACGACCCGACCGGTGACTCCGAGCGGTATCTGCCCACGCTGCGCCTCGACGAGCTGCTCGACGAACTCCAGACGCGCATAGACGCCGCGCGGGGCACGCGGGACCGCGTGCACAGCCTGCTGGAAGCGGTGCTGTCCGTCGGCCGGGAGCTGGACCTGCCGCACGTGCTGCGGCGCATCGTCGAGGCCGCCGTGGTCCTCGTGGACGCCGAGTACGGGGCTCTGGGAGTGATCGGCGACGACCGCACGCTCTCGCAGTTCCTGACCGTGGGCATCGACGCGGAGGAACGGGCCCGGATCGGCGACCTGCCCAGCGGCCACGGCATCCTCGGTGAGCTGATCCGCCACCCGGTGCCCCTGCGGATGCCGGAACTCTCGGAACATCCGTCGTCGTACGGGTTCCCCCCGGGCCACCCGCCGATGCACTCGTTCCTCGGCGTGCCCATCCGGGTGCGGGACAAGGTGTTCGGCAATCTCTACCTCACCGAGAAGCGCGGCGCCGAGGAGTTCGACGCGGAGGACGAATCCGTGCTGTCCACGCTCGCCGTTGCCGCCGGCGTGGCCATCGAGAACGCGCGCCTGTACGAGGAGACGCGGCTGCGCGAGCGCTGGATGCGGGCCAGCGCGGAGGTCACGAGCAGCCTGCTGTCAGGGGCGCCGAGCACCGACGTGCTCGAACTGATCGTCGACCAGGCCAGGGAGATCGTGTCGGCCGACGTCGGGATGGTCGCGGAGTACGTCGCCAAGTCGCAGGAGATGCGGCCGTTGCTCGCGGTCGGGGTGGACGCCGAGCGCCGCAGAGGGGTGGTGCTCTCGGCTCACGAGGGCCTGATCGGAGCCGCTCTCGATGCGGTGGATCCCGTGGTCAGCGCCGACGTCACCCATGACTCCCGGGTGGGCGAGAACGGTTCGCAGTGGGCCGGGCTCGGCCCCGTGGTCGCGGTGCCGTTGGGCGTCAGCGGCAAGGCCCGCGGCGTGCTGGTGCTCGGGCGTCTGAGCGGTCGTACGCCGTTCTCCGACGGGGACACCGGGCCGCTGCTGGGTTTCGCGGGGCAGGCCGCGCTGGCCCTGGAACTCGCCGACCGGCGTCGCGACGCGGAGCAGGTCGCCCTGCTCCAGGACCGCGACAGGATCGCGCGCGACCTGCACGACCTCGCCATCCAACGACTCTTCGCGGTCGGGATGACCCTCCAGAGCACCCAGCGCTTCGTGGAGCACTCCGAAGCCGTCGAGCGGCTGTCACGAGCGGTCGACGACCTCGACGACACCATCAAGATCATCCGGTCGACCATCTTCGGCCTGCGCTCGCACAGCGGCGGTGAGGGACGCCAGGGACTGCGGGGGCGGGCGTCCCGGGTGGTGGCCGACTCCGTCGCCTCCTTCGGCTTCACGCCCGCGCTGCGGGTCGAGGGACTTCTCGACACCGACGTCCCGGCCGAGGTCGCGGACCACGCGCTCGCCGTTCTCGGCGAGGCCTTGAGCAACGCCGCCCGGCACGCGCACGCGCGCTCCGTCGACGTGCATCTGCGCTGCTCCGACGGCGAGTTGACGGTGACCGTGACCGACGACGGCCGGGGCATCCCCGAAGGGGTCGAGCACAGCGGATTGCGGAACCTGGCCGAGCGCGCCCACGCCCTCGGCGGAGCGCTCACGCTCCACCGGGGGCCGAACAGGAGCGGCACGCGGCTGGAGTGGCGGGTGCCGACCGCTTGA